The Populus alba chromosome 4, ASM523922v2, whole genome shotgun sequence genome contains a region encoding:
- the LOC118048826 gene encoding uncharacterized protein, with amino-acid sequence MRFADYYGRAFSSVSSAQFPWLKIFKESPVSKLIDIPLAHISQDVYKASVDWLGQRSFEALGSFVLWSLDSIFADLASHQGVAKGSKKVVQRSPSKSLVAIFVVLAMTLRRKPDVLINLLPVISENPKYQGQDKLPVTGWMIAQASQGDLVVGLYTWIRVLFPMLSGKSSSNPQSRDLILQLAERILSSPKARTILLNGAVKKGERLVPPSALELLMRLTFPVPSARVKATERFEAVYPTLKEVALAGSSGSKAMKQVTQQILNIAVKATGEGSSELSREASDIFIWCLTQSPNSYKQWEMFYLDNLEASVTVLRRLSDEWKDHSVKHSSLDPVRDTLKSFRQKNEKALAEEENAGDYASLKEADKYCKAILGRLSRGHGCIRSLFIVSAALAAGAVIISQKEYWDLQKLSAMLNLPPS; translated from the exons ATGAGATTTGCTGATTACTATGGAAGAGCATTTTCATCAGTGAGTTCAGCTCAATTTCCTTGGTTAAAGATCTTCAAGGAGTCTCCTGTTTCCAAATTGATTGat ATCCCCCTCGCACACATCTCTCAAGATGTTTACAAGGCATCAGTTGACTGGCTTGGCCAGCGATCCTTTGAAGCACTTGGGTCCTTTGTGTTATGGTCATTGGATAGTATTTTTGCTGACCTTGCAAGTCATCAAGGAGTTGCCAAGGGATCCAAAAAGGTGGTCCAGCGATCACCATCTAAGTCTCTG GTTGCTATATTTGTGGTTTTGGCAATGACGTTACGACGCAAGCCTGATGTGTTGATCAATTTATTGCCGGTAATTAGTGAAAATCCAAAATATCAAGGACAAGACAAGCTTCCGGTCACTGGATGGATGATTGCTCAG GCGTCTCAAGGAGATTTGGTTGTGGGATTATACACATGGATTCGTGTTCTCTTCCCTATGCTGAGTGGGAAGTCAAGCAGTAATCCTCAATCTAGAGACTTGATATTGCAGTTGGCTGAGAG AATCTTGTCATCCCCCAAAGCTCGTACAATTTTATTAAATGGTGCTGTTAAAAAGGGTGAGCGCTTAGTGCCACCTTCAGCTCTTGAACTTTTGATGAGACTCACCTTCCCAGTTCCTTCAGCTAGAGTTAAG gCAACTGAGAGATTCGAAGCTGTTTATCCAACCTTGAAGGAGGTTGCTCTTGCTGGTTCCTCAGGAAGCAAAGCAATGAAACAAGTTACGCAGCAGATATTGAACATTGCAGTCAAAGCCACCGGAGAAG GTAGCTCTGAACTGTCTAGGGAAGCAAGTGACATTTTTATTTGGTGTTTGACACAGAGCCCTAATAGTTACAAACAATGG GAAATGTTTTATCTGGATAATCTCGAAGCAAGTGTCACTGTTTTGAGAAGGCTGTCTGATGAATGGAAGGACCACTCGGTCAAACATTCTTCTCTTGACCCCGTGAGGGACACTCTGAAGAGTTTCAGGCAGAAG AATGAGAAAGCATTAGCAGAGGAGGAAAATGCAGGGGACTAtgcatccttgaaagaagcagACAAGTACTGCAAGGCAATTCTGGGACGGCTCTCGCGAGGCCATGGATGCATAAGAAGCCTGTTTATTGTGTCAGCTGCTCTGGCTGCGGGAGCTGTTATCATATCCCAGAAGGAATACTGGGACTTGCAAAAACTCTCTGCAATGCTCAACTTACCACCCTCCTAA
- the LOC118048795 gene encoding histone H2B: MAPKAEKKPAEKKPAEEKKTVAEKAPAEKKPKAGKKLPKDGGAAAGEKKKKRVKKSTETYKIYIFKVLKQVHPDIGISSKAMGIMNSFINDIFEKLAQESSRLARYNKKPTITSREIQTAVRLVLPGELAKHAVSEGTKAVTKFTSS, encoded by the coding sequence ATGGCACCAAAAGCAGAGAAGAAACCGGCGGAGAAGAAGCCGGCCGAAGAGAAGAAAACGGTGGCAGAGAAAGCCCCAGCAGAGAAGAAGCCGAAGGCAGGGAAGAAGCTCCCAAAGGATGGAGGAGCAGCAGccggagagaagaagaaaaagagggtGAAGAAGAGCACAGAGACATACAAGATCTACATCTTTAAGGTGCTGAAGCAAGTTCATCCAGATATAGGGATCTCAAGCAAGGCCATGGGCATAATGAATTCctttattaatgatattttcgAGAAGCTTGCGCAGGAATCCTCACGACTTGCTAGGTATAACAAGAAGCCCACAATTACCTCGAGGGAAATCCAGACTGCTGTCAGGTTGGTTTTGCCCGGAGAGTTGGCTAAGCATGCTGTTTCTGAAGGGACTAAGGCTGTCACTAAGTTCACCAGTTCTTGA
- the LOC118048789 gene encoding AAA-ATPase ASD, mitochondrial produces the protein MTTGEIWTQLSSAMTGLVLAWVMFEQYFPYQLRGYLQKYSQKLMSYAYPYIHVTFHEFTSERLKRSEAFSAIQNYLGSNSTKTAKRLKADVVRNNEPVVLTMDDYEEVTDVFEGVKVWWSSSKTVPKTQSISFYPVADERRYYRLTFHKSHRDVITEKYLEHVLKEGKAIAVRNRQRKLFTNNPSEKWYGWKSTKWSHVVFEHPATFDTLAMETKKKEDIKKDLTKFSKGKDYYAKIGKAWKRGYLLYGPPGTGKSTMISAMANFLDYDVYDLELTTVKDNSELRKLLIETTGKSIIVIEDIDCSLDLTGQRKKTEKDDDDKSDKEKDPVSEKKKEAEDERKSGSKVTLSGLLNFIDGLWSACGGERIIVFTTNYVDKLDPALIRRGRMDKHIELSYCCFEAFKVLAKNYLELKSHETFGKIEELLGETKMTPADVAENLMPRSDEEDEEECLKRLIEGLETAKEEARKKAEEEAVSKAEKADKEGGETSSQVAKENCEISAEEAKENGVIAGG, from the coding sequence ATGACGACTGGAGAGATATGGACTCAACTGAGCTCGGCCATGACTGGCCTAGTGCTTGCGTGGGTCATGTTTGAGCAATATTTTCCTTATCAACTTCGTGGCTATCTTCAAAAATATAGTCAGAAGTTAATGAGCTATGCGTATCCTTACATCCATGTTACCTTTCATGAATTCACAAGTGAGCGTCTCAAGCGCAGCGAGGCCTTTTCTGCCATTCAGAATTATCTGGGCTCCAATTCTACCAAGACTGCTAAGAGACTCAAGGCTGATGTTGTCAGAAACAACGAACCCGTAGTCCTCACCATGGACGATTACGAAGAAGTTACCGATGTTTTTGAAGGGGTTAAGGTCTGGTGGTCTTCGAGTAAAACTGTCCCGAAAACAcaatctatttctttttatcctGTGGCCGATGAGAGGAGGTATTACAGGCTCACGTTCCACAAAAGTCATCGAGATGTCATCACCGAGAAATATTTAGAACATGTTTTGAAAGAAGGGAAGGCGATTGCTGTGAGGAACCGGCAGAGAAAGCTCTTCACCAACAATCCTAGTGAGAAATGGTATGGGTGGAAATCTACCAAGTGGAGTCATGTGGTTTTTGAGCACCCCGCTACATTTGATACTCTGGCAATggaaacaaagaagaaagaagatattAAGAAAGACCTTACCAAATTCAGTAAAGGAAAAGACTATTATGCGAAGATCGGCAAGGCCTGGAAGCGTGGCTATCTCCTTTATGGCCCTCCAGGAACTGGCAAATCCACCATGATTTCTGCTATGGCTAATTTTTTGGATTATGATGTTTATGATCTTGAGTTGACCACAGTTAAGGACAACAGCGAGCTTAGGAAGCTATTGATCGAAACCACCGGAAAGTCTATCATTGTGATTGAGGATATTGATTGCTCACTTGATCTTACAGGACAGAGGAAGAAAACGGAGAAAGATGATGACGACAAGTCAGACAAAGAGAAGGATCCAGTTTCTGAGAAGAAAAAGGAGGCTGAAGACGAAAGAAAAAGCGGCAGCAAGGTTACTTTATCTGGACTTTTGAATTTCATCGATGGCCTGTGGTCAGCTTGCGGAGGAGAAAGAATCATAGTGTTCACTACCAATTATGTGGACAAACTGGATCCTGCTTTAATAAGGAGAGGAAGGATGGATAAGCATATAGAGTTGTCATATTGCTGCTTTGAAGCTTTCAAGGTGCTAGCCAAGAACTATTTAGAACTCAAATCGCATGAAACGTTTGGAAAAATTGAGGAGCTGTTGGGGGAGACAAAGATGACCCCAGCTGATGTTGCTGAGAATTTGATGCCCAGGTCAGATGAAGAAGACGAGGAGGAATGTTTGAAGCGATTGATTGAAGGTCTTGAGACTGCAAAGGAGGAAGCAAGGAAAAAAGCTGAAGAAGAAGCGGTGTCAAAGGCTGAGAAAGCAGACAAAGAGGGTGGCGAAACATCTTCTCAAGTAGCAAAGGAGAATTGCGAAATATCAGCAGAAGAAGCGAAAGAGAATGGTGTAATCGCTGGAGGTTAG
- the LOC118049252 gene encoding uncharacterized protein, which translates to MAKRLSSRLSSLHFSFRSPKPHFLPQTSLRMEALSNSVTSSYYSINHSYNHGFSPSFQVIRSYARNRDRHYDLFGSQKPGDKGFREAWKKEMDEDSCLWTGSEDESDDENSSDKGRNRLEKDIRKVRQQAKEHSDLIDADDSDELRSVWSGSDEEKTLWTGDECDDEDDIPTEAHPNEASDRYLDNLFEFEEKPKYRTISELLNAENEPELSPGKQARKLAVENALKKLKKGPDGRYTNVWEVMSDIDILIGAFENIVSGPEYEELRQGGPKKLNMQFFKDIQARMRDPNFKFSPELKLKPKSTLVPRKKWQKAQSRRRKAQRR; encoded by the exons ATGGCTAAAAGACTCTCTTCCCGCCTTTCCTCCCTTCATTTTTCCTTTAGGAGTCCTAAACCCCATTTTCTACCTCAAACTTCTCTAAG AATGGAAGCTCTTTCTAACTCTGTTACTTCAagttattattcaataaatcacAGCTATAATCATGGGTTTTCTCCAAGTTTCCAAG TTATAAGATCATATGCTCGCAATAGGGATAGGCATTATGATCTTTTTGGCAGTCAAAAGCCTGGGGACAAGGGATTCCGGGAAGCATGGAAAAAAGAGATGGATGAAGATTCTTGTCTATGGACAGGAAGtgaagatgaaagtgatgatGAGAACAGTTCTGATAAAGGTAGAAATCGACTTGAAAAAGATATTCGAAAGGTAAGGCAGCAGGCGAAGGAGCACTCAGACCTTATTGATGCTGATGACAGTGATGAGTTAAGAAGTGTATGGTCTGGGAGTGATGAGGAGAAGACTTTGTGGACCGGTGATGAATGTGATGATGAGGATGATATTCCTACAGAAGCACACCCCAATGAGGCCAGCGATAGGTATTTAGATAACTTGTTTGAGTTTGAGGAAAAACCAAAGTATCGGACGATCTCGGAACTGTTGAATGCTGAAAATGAACCAGAGTTGTCCCCTGGGAAGCAAGCTAGGAAACTTGCAGTTGAGAATgccttgaagaaattaaagaaagggCCAGATGGGCGCTACACCAATGTGTGGGAAGTCATGAGTGATATAGACATCCTAATTGGAGCATTTGAAAATATTGTTTCTGGACCAGAGTATGAGGAGCTTCGTCAGGGAGGACCTAAGAAATTGAATATGCAGTTTTTCAAGGATATACAAGCACGTATGAGAGATCCAAATTTCAAGTTCTCACCTGAGTTAAAGTTGAAACCAAAGAGCACACTTGTTCCAAGAAAGAAATGGCAGAAGGCACAGTCAAGACGAAGAAAAGCACAGAGGCGTTAA